Within the Acidobacteriota bacterium genome, the region GAAGACGATAAGGCAACCAGTAGCCGCGGACGCTCTAACAGATAGTCGTTGAGTCGAATCGCGAGCTGTGATAGAAGTAGCCGCCTAAGACTATTCGAATCGCTCAGCGATTGTAGGATCGGCCCATCGGTTGGAGTTTCTAGGTCAGGTTAAGTCATCAAGTTTGCTCTGGGTTTGGTGTGAACTGACGCATTGGACAGGTCTGTGAAAGCGATCGTTAACCCGCGGGAGTTGCCCGCAGTCTGAAACACTCGCGCGGATGGATTGATTCAGAAAGGTGGGAGAAAAGATGGCCAATAAGAAAAAAGAATGGTTAGTGATGATCTACTTGTCCGCCGATAACGACCTGTCAGAAGAAGCGGTCTGGTCTCTACTGGAAGTCCTTCGGGCCGGCCCAAGTGACGAAGTCGGAGTGGTTGTACAGATCGACCCCAGATTCGAGGGTATACGACGGTTCGACTTGGCCAAGCTTTTCGTGGGGGAAGGAAAGAAATTGCGGTCTAACGTTGCGGCCCATCGTGATCAGGTCCGCAGTAAACTGCTCTCACGCGGGCGGCGAGTCCGTGCTCGAGACAATATGGCGACCGTCAAGGCGCTCACGGAGTTCATAATCGAAAGCAAGAGGCCGCCCAATGAGGCGAACCGCCACTTGTTGATATTGTCCGGTCACGGCGGCGGCCCAACCGGCAGCTCTTTTCTGGTAGATCAGTTTCCAGCGCAGGGGGTCAGCATGAGGGGTGTTAGAAAGGCAATCAGGAAGGCGCGCGGAGTGGATGTTGTAGGAATGGACTCTTGCGGGATGGGGATGGCAGAGATCGGAAATCAGTTGAGCGACTGCGCGGAATTTCTCGTCGCTTCTGAAGGCTTCGAGTTGAATACCGGTTGGCCTTATTTTCCGATCATTGAGGCACTGAAAAAGAACCCGGAGATGGATGCTCGAACCCTGGCGGCCACAGTCGTCCAGATCCACACAGACTATTATTCAAACTATCTGATGGCGGGAGTTTCGACGGACATGGCTGCTTGCGATCTCAAGAAAGCGCCGGACCTCACCTCTAGCATTCAAGAGTTGGCGCGGGAATTAACCGGAAATCTCCTGCTGCGACAAAGGTTCTCACACAAAGCCGACTCACCCCGTGATAAAAGAGTCTTCGTTGAGGATTTGCGGCTCGCCAAGCGTTCCGTCGCCGATGCGATCATCCTCGCCCACTGGAGGGCGCAGTCCTATCGGTTTGAGCGCCACACCGACCTCTACGACTTTTGCGACCTTCTCGATGACGGATGTCGGGACGAAGGCGTTAGCGAGGCATGTAAAAAGGTCAAGTCTATTATCAAAGGAAAGAAAACCGATGACGGTACATACGACGGGTACGTCATTAAGTCCTGCCACAGCGGTGTCATGTTTCAGCACTCGCATGGAGTTGCTGTGTATTTCCCGTGGGCGGCAGTCGACAAGGATTATAGTGAGCTTAGACTATCGCGGAAGGCCGGCTGGGATCTTTTCCTGAAGGCTTATGTGAGAAGAACGCGGCGGCGTCCTCGAGATGACTCTGGCGTAGTTGAACTAGTCGCGCAAGCGGATGATAGTGCAAGTGCCATGCGCGATTTTCCGGAACTCGGCACCAAGGATTTCCCGGAACTCGGCACCAAGGATTTCCCGGAACTAAGCACCAAGGATTTCCCGGAACTAGGCACCAGGGATTTTCCGGAGTTAGGTACAAAGGACTTTCCGGAGTTGGGTACGAAGGATTTCCCGGAACTGGGCACCAAAGGGAAAGTGCTCATTCCTGAAATGAAGAATCCACCGGATATCTTCTTTAAAGACCCATGCTGAGACGAACACTCGCCGCAATTGCAGTGCTCTCACTGTTGTCGGAAACGTCAATTGGCTGTTGCTTGTTCTCTAGCGACAGTTTTGTCCTGACCGCCATGAAGGCGGCCCGTCGAAGCGTATTCCACAGCCTTACGCACCGGACGCCGCGGAAACAAGCGGCAACCGCACGGCATGAGATAAGAATCAATGGGGCGAGGCGGTCCACGGAAAGAGAGGGGCGCCGAATCGCAGCGGAGAGGCTTTCCGCGGAGGGAGCCCGACTCCGTGCCGAGGGAACGGCGAAGTCCGCTCGAATAGCCATCAGCAAGTATGAGCAGTCTCTGCCATTTTGGCGGGCGGCCATCGACAAACGCGGGGAGACCCGCGCCTTGATGTACATCGGCGAGATATATCATACGCTCGGCGAGCCGAAGAAAGCGCTCGAGTACTACAACCGCGTCTTACTGCTCAGCCAGGAGGCGGATGATCGCCAGTTAGAATGCGAAGTGCTTAACGATATTGGGTATGTTCAAATCCATCTCGGTGAGACTCAGAAAACCCTCGAGTATTGCACAAGAGCCCTCAAGCTGAGTCAGAACATCGGTGATGCAACGAGCGAAGCGCGGGCGCTCAACAACATTGGAGGGGCTTACTACGCGATCGGCAGCCGACAGAAAGCGCTCGCCTATTACCAGCAGGCATTACCCATTTGGCGTTCTCAGAACAATCCCGCGGGCCAGGCGCAGACGCTATTGAATTTCGCTAATGTTTACTCTGACCTTAGCAATACAGGGCAAGCGTTGGAGTACTACGCGCAGGCGCTTTCATTTTGGCGCGCTGTGAAGGACAAGAGAGGCGAAGCCAGCACGCTTACGGCGATGGGACACCTTCATTCCAGGGTAGGTAAGAAGCAAGAGGCGCTCGATCTTTACGAGCAGGCGAGACATCTTATCCAGTTGGTGGGAGATCGAGTTGAAGAAGCGAGGATACTGAACGGCCTCGCTTATGTTTACAAGGAACTGGGTGAATTGGAAAGCGCTCTCGGGTATTACAATCAAGCATTAAGTCTCTTTCAAGCTACAAACTACAAACGTGGACAAGCCGGATCACTGATTGTAATTGGCGGCCTCTACTACTCAAAGGGAGACTATCAGAAAGCTCTCAACAGTTTTCAGCAGGCGTTGTTGAGGGTTCGGGAATTGAAGGACAGACACTACGAAGCTTACGCGCTCAGGAGTATCGCCGCGCTCTATGATTCCCTCGGAAACAAGAGGCAAGCCCTCGACTACTACAAGCAAGCCCTTCTGTTGCACGACAGCTTGGGCGATCGGCGGGGCGAAGCATATGCGCTCAACGGCGTTGGTAAAGTGTATGACGCTTGGGGTGATACGAAGACGGCTCTTGCATACTACAACGAGTCACTCGTACTCAACAGAGAAACCGCTGACCGTTTTGGAGAGGTATCGACGCTCTTCAACATTGCCCGCCTCGAGCGCGACATTGGCGACCTCACCGACGCCCGCGCTCACATCGACGCCGCCACAAGCAAGGTCGAATTGCTGCGGGCGGGTGTCGCCAGCCAGGAATTGCGTGCGTCTTTCCTTGCCACCGTGCGCCAGAATTTTGAGCTAAGCATTGATCTGCTAATGCTCTCGCACAAGCAGAACCCCTCACAGGGATTCGACGCGAAGGCTTTGAGCACGAGCGAGCAAGCTCGCGCTCGGAGCTTGATGGAAATGCTCGTGGAAGCGCGCGCGGATATTCGACCCGGGGTCGATGCAGCCCTCTTGGAGCGCGAGCGATCGTTGCAACAGTTGCTCAGCACAAAAGCGGAACGCTACAGCCTCTTGCTAGCTGGCAAGCACACTGAAGAACAAGCGAACGCTGCGGCGAAAGAGATTGACTCAACTACAATCGACTTCCAGCAAATACAAGCGCAAATCCGCTTCACCAGCCCGCGGTATGCAGCGCTCACTCAGCCGCAGCCGCTCTCGCTCAAAGGGATTCAGGAACAGGTCCTCGATCCGGACACGCTCCTTTTGGAATACGCGCTGGGTGATCAACGCAGTTATCTCTGGGCAGTCACTTCAGATTCGCTCACCAGCTTCGAGCTTCCAAAGCGGGCAGACATAGAAGCCGCGGCTCGTCGCGTCTATGATTTGCTGACAGCGCAGAATCAGATCGTGAACAGCGAAACAGAGATGCAGAAGGGGAGGCGAGTGGCGCGTGCGGATGCCGACTACTGGAAAGCAATTGCGGCTTTGAGTCAGATGGTGATTGGCCCTGTAGCCTCGCAACTCGGAACGAAGAGACTGCTGATCGTAGCCGACGGCGCCTTGCAATACATCCCGTTCGGCGCCTTACCTGCGCCGACTCCGATGGGGATGGCAGTTTCGGCGCGGGCGTTAGCAAAGCAGGATATGGACGAAGCCCCGACCCCCAGTTCGCGACCCCTGATCGTGGAACACGAGATCGTGAGCCTGCCGTCGGCGTCGACGCTTGCGGTGATGCGGCGCGAATTGGCTAACCGAAAGCCGGCTCCAAAGGCGGTCGCCGTCCTCGCGGATCCTGTCTTCAGCCGCTTTGATCCGAGGGTCAACTCATCGCAGGGCGGCGCTTCTCGTCAGGGTGGTGTCTCCACGGCGAGGGGCTTCGAGCGCGCGATCAAAGAAGTGCGCGTCTCGCGAAAAAGAAGCGGCGTCGCCCGGCTTCCGTTTTCCCGAACTGAAGCGGCGGCCATCAAGGCGGCTGCTCCAGCGGGTCAATCCATGGAAGCCGTCGACTTCGACGCCAGCCGCGCTACGGCGACGAGCGAAGAGCTTAGTCAATACCGCATTATTCACTTTGCCACCCATGGCCTCCTCAACAGCCAACATCCCCAGCTGTCGGGAATGGTCTTCTCGCTCGTTGATCGTCACGGCAAGTCTCAGAATGGCTTCCTTCGCCTCCACGAAGTGTATAATCTCAACCTTCCTGCGGAGCTGGTAGTCTTGAGCGCGTGTCAGACGGGATTGGGCAAAGATGTGAAAGGCGAAGGCCTGGTTGGTCTCACACGCGGATTTATGTATGCTGGCGCGGCGCGAGTGGTTGCGAGCCTATGGCAGGTGGACGACTCGGCAACAGCGGAGTTGATGAAGCGGTTTTACGCGAAGATGCTTGGGGACGGCTTGCGTCCGGCGGCGGCTTTGAGAGATGCTCAGGTTGAAATGTGGAAGCAGAAGCGATGGCAGACACCCTACTACTGGGCGGGCTTCATGCTTCAAGGCGAGTGGAGATAGATCTGCGAGAGAGTCGAATAAAGAAGCATCTTTGCCTGGCCGCGCTTTCGCTAAGGGGAGAATCAGATAAGCAAGTGGGATCTCGATCAGGAGACCTTCGATAAGCTTCTCGCGCACTTTGACCCGGACACCAACCGCGCGGGAGAGAAGTATGAGTCTGTTCGCAATGGGATCATAAAGTACTTCGAATGCCGCGGCTGCGGTCCGGCGCTCGAGCTGGCCGATGAGACAATGGATCGCGCGGCGCGCAGGATCGTCGATGGAGTGCAAATCCACGAGCGCAGCTTCTCGGCTTACTTTTACGGCGTGGCTCGGAATGTTTTTCACGAGCATTTGCGCAGTCCCGATCGAAACCAATCGCCGATTGAATTGCTACCGCCGCATCAACACCCTTCCGAGGACCCGGCTGAGTTAAGCCGGCGCCGGTCCGAGTATGTCGAACTGGAAAGACGGCTGGCGTGCCTTGAATCGTGCATCGAGCAGCTTGCGCCGGAGGCGCGCGGAATGATGTTGACTTACTATCAGGGGAAAGAGCGCGTGCGGATAAACAACCGAAAACTACTGGCTGAGACGCTCGGTGTGCCGATGAACGGCCTACGGATCCGCGTTCATCGCCTCAGAGAAAAGCTCGAAGCATGTCTGGTGGACTGCCTGGCCGAGACCCCAGCCGGGTGAAATAAAAATGGCGCTTTTGGCACTAACAAGTAGGGGGAACTTGAAACAGGCAGATGACAACGATGAATTGCTAGTCCAGTACTTGCTCGGTGAATTAGGCGAGGAAGGGCAGGAAGCCGTTGAAAAGCGGTACATCAGCGACCCTGAGTTTTACGAACAGCTTCTGGTTGTCGAAGATGATCTGATTGACGCATATACGCGCGGTGAGCTTCGCCAGTCCCGGCGGAAGAACTTCGAGAACCATTTCCTTTGCTCGCCTGATCGTCGCGCACGAGTCGGGTTTGCCGACGCCTGGACAGCGTACCTCGGGCGGCAGTCAGAAGCTGGGGCCGTCGCACAGCGCCCGTCGCGCCCGCGATCGCTGCTCGAGTCTCTTAGGATTGGCCATTGGCCCGCGACGCTTCGTGTCGCAGCCGCTATCCTGGTGCTGCTTGTCGGCGCGTCGCTGATAGCCGAAACGATCAGACTGAGGAATCGAGTTAACCAGGCTGAATCGCAGAGGGCGACGCTCGAAGAAGAGCAGCGTGCGCTCGAGCAGCAAATGGAGGCAGAGCGTCGCCACAGCCAGGAGCTTTCATCGCAACTCGAGCGTGAACGCAATGCGCGCGATCAACAAACGACCAATCAGACCAATCCCGACCAGACAGCTTCGGGCATCATCTCACTTGTGCTTACGCCTGGACTCGTCAGGGGCACAGCCGCCGCGAAGAGACTTGTCATCCCACTCGATGCGCGTCTGGTTACGTTGCAGATCAACGTTAGAGGGAACGACTATAAGAGCTATCGCGCAGTCATTCGAACCGTCGAGGGACGCGAAGTCTGGAGCAAGTCGGACTTGAAAGCGCAGCCGAAAGGCAACGGCAGGGTCGTTGTCTTGAGGCTGCCTCCGAGCGCGTTGGCGACCGAAGACTATATCCTGACGCTCAGCGGAGTAGATGTCGCTGGCGCGGCCGAGGTCATTGACGAGTATTCCTTCAGCGCTTCGAAAAAATAGGATCGAACAAACCCGCGCCTGGGAGGGCAGGCATCCTTGCCTGCTTGGAATTTCGCTAGAGGAGGCAGGCAGGGATGCCTGCCTCCCAGGGCCAGCGCGACGCAATTTGCCTTTTGTTTCCTGCCTTCCTATAATCTGACTCTCTCAAAGAGCCTGGATTAACGCGCCCATTCGATGAGAGCCAGTCGTAGCCTTCTGCCAACTACGCGGAGGATCGATGCTAGTTCCAAAGGTTCAACTGATACCGTCGCCCGAGCAGGTCACCGATCTGCTGCGAGAGACCGGGGCGTTGCGAGAAGGCCACTTCGAGTTCCCCACTGGCCAGCACTCCACTCACTACTTCCAGATGCCGCTGGCCATGCGCTACCACGGTAACGCGCGGGTCTTGAACGTTGCATTATCGCGGCTGTTTCGCCGGGAGCCGGAAGTACTGGCGGCGCTTCCAGGCTGCGCGATCGTAGCTCCCGCGGCCGGAGGCATACCGGTAGCTTTTGGCGTCCGTGAAGCGTTAAATGCTGATCAAATCTTCTGGGCCGAGAAGGACGACGGGCGTTATTATTTTCGCCAGTATCTGGATTGTGAGGGAATAAGGTGCATTCTCGTCGACGATATCGTACGGTCGGGCAAAGTCATCAGTTGTATGGTCGAACTGATACGAGACGCGGGAGCGGAAGTGGTCGCGATCGGTTCGCTAGTGCACTTCAAGGACGCGCACGTCGATACAGGAGATATACCTTATTATTCGCTTCTTGAGGTTGGCACTCATTTCTATGACCCGGAAGTGTGCCCGTTGTGCAAGACCGGCGCACCGCTCCACTCGGTTTGGGCGTAGAACAACGTCAACGATTTTTTTTAACAAAGGAAACAATATGAGCAAACTTGTAAAGCAGGACCAGTTTGGCCGAACACGTTACGGGGCTTCGGCCGCGCTTCTTCTTCTGATGATCTCAGCCGCATCGCTTGCGCAAACTTCTCATCTGGCTCCGACAT harbors:
- a CDS encoding clostripain-related cysteine peptidase, which gives rise to MANKKKEWLVMIYLSADNDLSEEAVWSLLEVLRAGPSDEVGVVVQIDPRFEGIRRFDLAKLFVGEGKKLRSNVAAHRDQVRSKLLSRGRRVRARDNMATVKALTEFIIESKRPPNEANRHLLILSGHGGGPTGSSFLVDQFPAQGVSMRGVRKAIRKARGVDVVGMDSCGMGMAEIGNQLSDCAEFLVASEGFELNTGWPYFPIIEALKKNPEMDARTLAATVVQIHTDYYSNYLMAGVSTDMAACDLKKAPDLTSSIQELARELTGNLLLRQRFSHKADSPRDKRVFVEDLRLAKRSVADAIILAHWRAQSYRFERHTDLYDFCDLLDDGCRDEGVSEACKKVKSIIKGKKTDDGTYDGYVIKSCHSGVMFQHSHGVAVYFPWAAVDKDYSELRLSRKAGWDLFLKAYVRRTRRRPRDDSGVVELVAQADDSASAMRDFPELGTKDFPELGTKDFPELSTKDFPELGTRDFPELGTKDFPELGTKDFPELGTKGKVLIPEMKNPPDIFFKDPC
- a CDS encoding CHAT domain-containing protein, with translation MKAARRSVFHSLTHRTPRKQAATARHEIRINGARRSTEREGRRIAAERLSAEGARLRAEGTAKSARIAISKYEQSLPFWRAAIDKRGETRALMYIGEIYHTLGEPKKALEYYNRVLLLSQEADDRQLECEVLNDIGYVQIHLGETQKTLEYCTRALKLSQNIGDATSEARALNNIGGAYYAIGSRQKALAYYQQALPIWRSQNNPAGQAQTLLNFANVYSDLSNTGQALEYYAQALSFWRAVKDKRGEASTLTAMGHLHSRVGKKQEALDLYEQARHLIQLVGDRVEEARILNGLAYVYKELGELESALGYYNQALSLFQATNYKRGQAGSLIVIGGLYYSKGDYQKALNSFQQALLRVRELKDRHYEAYALRSIAALYDSLGNKRQALDYYKQALLLHDSLGDRRGEAYALNGVGKVYDAWGDTKTALAYYNESLVLNRETADRFGEVSTLFNIARLERDIGDLTDARAHIDAATSKVELLRAGVASQELRASFLATVRQNFELSIDLLMLSHKQNPSQGFDAKALSTSEQARARSLMEMLVEARADIRPGVDAALLERERSLQQLLSTKAERYSLLLAGKHTEEQANAAAKEIDSTTIDFQQIQAQIRFTSPRYAALTQPQPLSLKGIQEQVLDPDTLLLEYALGDQRSYLWAVTSDSLTSFELPKRADIEAAARRVYDLLTAQNQIVNSETEMQKGRRVARADADYWKAIAALSQMVIGPVASQLGTKRLLIVADGALQYIPFGALPAPTPMGMAVSARALAKQDMDEAPTPSSRPLIVEHEIVSLPSASTLAVMRRELANRKPAPKAVAVLADPVFSRFDPRVNSSQGGASRQGGVSTARGFERAIKEVRVSRKRSGVARLPFSRTEAAAIKAAAPAGQSMEAVDFDASRATATSEELSQYRIIHFATHGLLNSQHPQLSGMVFSLVDRHGKSQNGFLRLHEVYNLNLPAELVVLSACQTGLGKDVKGEGLVGLTRGFMYAGAARVVASLWQVDDSATAELMKRFYAKMLGDGLRPAAALRDAQVEMWKQKRWQTPYYWAGFMLQGEWR
- a CDS encoding phosphoribosyltransferase — protein: MLVPKVQLIPSPEQVTDLLRETGALREGHFEFPTGQHSTHYFQMPLAMRYHGNARVLNVALSRLFRREPEVLAALPGCAIVAPAAGGIPVAFGVREALNADQIFWAEKDDGRYYFRQYLDCEGIRCILVDDIVRSGKVISCMVELIRDAGAEVVAIGSLVHFKDAHVDTGDIPYYSLLEVGTHFYDPEVCPLCKTGAPLHSVWA